The following proteins are encoded in a genomic region of Periophthalmus magnuspinnatus isolate fPerMag1 chromosome 10, fPerMag1.2.pri, whole genome shotgun sequence:
- the smtnl1 gene encoding smoothelin-like 1, giving the protein MEEETHKSEPAVEKTQCDKNNNNKIVDAAPKENILEKTEEEEEEEEEKTSKDQIEREIETDESKKDGEREEAKCVDEKSQLQTESQEGDAEQDAQDKSKKDGEREEAKCVDEKSQLQTESQEGDAEQDAQDNSTDNAAAASTNSNVGTEDEAKTEKQEESAKKEENTSANNEEKVKEAVPNKTDKKKASKGKDADVKSDVNKKGKTEELEKPAKRKPGPSAASLAALSRPRPSARSIRASAKKDLIAKFQQGAPESVPRNFKLQKSATAGATGATIKQKILQWCISKTRKYEGVNIENFSSSWSDGMAFCALIHRYFPDAFDFSSLNPKEREKNFTLAFETAEKLADCCPLLDVSDMVMMGNHPDPMCIFTYVQSLCHSLSKIEKERKDKAEKEKADKKEEDEPQEEAETEDSEITESTEETQVINESQEETGEKEDDMSKREETDIQTMEEVES; this is encoded by the exons ATGGAGGAAGAAACTCATAAATCTGAACCTGCTGTGGAGAAAACACAGTGTGACAAGAATAACAACAACAAG ATTGTAGATGCTGCACCAAAGGAAAACATACTTGaaaagacagaagaagaagaagaagaagaagaagaaaaaacaagcaaagaccagatagaaagagagatagagacagatgagagcaagaaagatggagagagggaagaagcaAAATGTGTAGATGAAAAAAGCCAACTTCAAACTGAATCTCAGGAAGGTGATGCTGAACAAGACGCACAAGATAAGAgcaagaaagatggagagagggaagaagcaAAATGTGTAGATGAAAAAAGCCAACTTCAAACTGAATCTCAGGAAGGTGATGCTGAACAAGACGCACAAGATAACTCAACTGATAATGCAGCTGCTGCCAGCACAAACAGTAATGTAGGAACAGAGGATGAGGCCAAGACAGAAAAACAAGAGGAAAGTGcgaagaaagaagaaaacacaTCAGCTAATAATGAGGAAAAGGTGAAAGAGGCGGTACCGAATAAAACAGATAAGAAAAAAGCAAGCAAAGGCAAAGATGCAGATGTAAAATCGGATGTAAATAAAAAGGGGAAAACAGAGGAGTTGGAAAAACCAGCAAAGAGGAAGCCTGGGCCGTCTGCTGCGTCTCTCGCCGCTCTGAGTCGGCCACGCCCCTCGGCCCGCTCCATCCGCGCATCGGCGAAAAAGGACCTCATCGCCAAGTTCCAGCAAGGAGCGCCAGA ATCAGTCCCACGCAACTTCAAACTCCAGAAGTCTGCCACAGCTGGGGCCACAGGGGCTACAATCAAGCAGAAAATACTCCAGTGGTGCATCAGCAAAACGCGCAAATACGAG GGGGTGAACATAGAGAACTTTTCTTCATCCTGGTCTGATGGGATGGCGTTTTGTGCTCTGATCCATCGTTATTTCCCTGATGCTTTTGACTTCAGTTCCCTGAAtccaaaagagagagagaagaacttCACCCTGGCCTTTGAAACTGCTGA GAAATTGGCTGACTGCTGCCCCCTTCTGGATGTGTCTGATATGGTCATGATGGGAAACCACCCTGACCCCATGTGTATCTTCACCTATGTCCAGTCACTCTGCCACAGCCTGTCCAagatagagaaggagaggaaagataAAGCAGAAAAAGAGAAAGCTGATAAGAAGGAAGAAGATGAACCacaagaggaagcagagacagaggacagtgagatcacagagagcacagaggagacCCAAGTTATAAATGAAAGTCAAGAGGAGACCGGCGAGAAGGAGGACGATATGTCGAAACGTGAAGAGACTGATATTCAGACAATGGAGGAAGTGGAATCCTAG
- the LOC117377698 gene encoding zinc finger protein 160-like, translating into MAVSLPPGGVNLESQLSSIMDALVKAAVVEISQLFCESSAELRLHLTQSLRENDSLRTRVKLMRSEIFSLKLQTRAARPSSRFGILRANTPKPRVKAQAPAVSEDQTTFTVTEKKTPVECPDVILIKDEDESEEVTAGDIGSGSAKMENENTVDIPSQAQEAFIDHSGTFYNTSDSLAFTSLPTMQTASHDLTSNEHMQITVHNDIFGVSLANHIERTPIIQNVTSLTMNQDMGAGSEGSSSSPAPKQQRSSHKMFPCTVCRAKFNTRSELNTHRASHTGGSPITCNMCGKVFVSKNTLGIHMRIHTGEKPYVCLLCGKRFTQNGGLRIHLRTHSGEKPFSCSVCHTSFNNPSNLRRHKIIHDAV; encoded by the exons ATGGCTGTGAGTTTGCCTCCGGGTGGTGTGAACCTAGAGTCGCAGCTTTCGTCCATAATGGACGCGCTGGTGAAGGCGGCGGTGGTAGAAATCAGTCAGCTTTTCTGTGAGAGCTCTGCGGAGCTGCGCCTGCACTTAACCCAGAGCCTGCGGGAGAACGACAGTCTGCGGACCCGCGTGAAGCTCATGAGGAGTGAGATCTTCTCCCTGAAGCTGCAGACCAGAGCTGCACGACCCTCCAGCCGCTTTGGAATCCTGCGAGCGAACACCCCCAAACCACGAGTTAAAGCACAAG CTCCTGCAGTTTCAGAGGATCAAACTACCTTCACTGTCACTGAAAag AAAACACCTGTAGAGTGTCCTGATGTCATTTTAATCAAAGATGAGGATGAATCTGAAGAAGTTACTGCTGGTG aCATTGGATCTGGCAGCGCAAAGATGGAGAATGAAAATACTGTGGACATCCCAAGTCAAGCACAGGAAGCTTTCATAGACCACAGTGGTACTTTTTACAACACATCTGATTCTTTGGCTTTTACCTCTTTACCTACCATGCAAACAGCTTCTCATGACCTAACTTCCAATGAACATATGCAAATTACAGTGCATAATGACATATTTGGGGTGTCACTTGCCAACCACATTGAAAGAACACCAATTATACAAAACGTTACTTCACTAACAATGAACCAGGACATGGGTGCAGGTAGTGAAGGCAGCTCCAGTAGTCCTGCCCCAAAGCAACAGAGGTCTAGTCACAAAATGTTTCCCTGCACCGTCTGCCGGGCTAAATTCAACACCCGTAGCGAGCTGAACACACATCGTGCCAGTCATACGGGTGGCTCTCCCATCACCTGTAACATGTGCGGTAAGGTATTTGTGAGCAAGAACACTTTAGGGATCCACATgcgaatccacacaggagaaaagCCTTATGTCTGTTTGCTCTGTGGGAAACGCTTCACACAAAATGGCGGTCTCCGGATCCATCTAAGAACGCATTCAGGCGagaaacctttcagctgttcagtgtGCCACACCAGCTTTAACAACCCCAGCAACCTGCGGCGTCATAAGATCATACACGACGCTGTTTAG